A stretch of the Bdellovibrio sp. 22V genome encodes the following:
- a CDS encoding trypsin-like serine protease, giving the protein MSVRMSLLLASLIALSACSEKTSESLTLGGADTSIIGGEAAKATDTVTSSTVSLIYNLEASPYLFCTGTVISKNLILTATHCLEQLDPENDKENVSIYLGETLPTSFEKNAGFEVESWKVHPEYKMVLDSNGFPRTGVNDVALIKLKKDLPGTAQIIPILEENIALANGQSLLLAGYGLTNEINQPVRAKGLNYVRVPLAKTFDNILVTDQTRAKGACSGDSGGPAYLETSRGLIVVGITRGPHELAPDCRHYGEYTFASRFKKFILETAAELGADAPHFVDLPQ; this is encoded by the coding sequence GTGTCCGTACGTATGTCGTTGTTGCTAGCTTCTCTTATCGCTCTTTCCGCTTGTTCAGAGAAAACTTCTGAAAGTCTCACGCTTGGCGGAGCCGACACTTCCATTATTGGCGGTGAAGCGGCTAAAGCAACCGATACAGTGACTTCCTCCACAGTTTCCCTTATCTACAATCTTGAAGCCTCTCCTTACTTGTTCTGCACAGGAACTGTTATTTCAAAAAATCTTATTTTGACGGCAACACATTGCTTAGAACAACTTGATCCGGAAAATGACAAAGAGAATGTCTCTATTTATCTTGGCGAAACACTTCCGACTTCTTTTGAAAAGAACGCGGGCTTTGAAGTGGAGTCATGGAAGGTCCATCCCGAATATAAAATGGTACTGGATTCTAATGGATTTCCTCGCACCGGCGTGAATGATGTTGCTTTGATTAAACTCAAAAAAGACTTGCCGGGGACGGCTCAAATCATTCCGATTCTCGAGGAAAATATTGCTCTTGCAAACGGTCAATCGCTTTTGCTTGCCGGTTATGGCCTAACAAATGAAATCAACCAGCCTGTCAGAGCGAAAGGCTTGAATTACGTACGCGTTCCTTTGGCAAAAACTTTCGATAACATTCTTGTGACAGACCAAACTCGGGCAAAAGGTGCGTGCAGTGGTGACTCTGGCGGACCTGCTTACCTTGAAACCTCAAGAGGTTTGATTGTGGTTGGTATTACTCGCGGCCCTCATGAACTGGCGCCAGACTGCCGTCATTATGGCGAATATACT